Proteins found in one Oncorhynchus keta strain PuntledgeMale-10-30-2019 unplaced genomic scaffold, Oket_V2 Un_scaffold_594_pilon_pilon, whole genome shotgun sequence genomic segment:
- the LOC118382962 gene encoding shaker-related potassium channel tsha2 has protein sequence MTVVPRENHDETVALTALSQDVFDPVDQRTDQECCERVVINISGLLFETQLKTLAQFPTTLLGDPRKRMRFFDPLRNEYFFDRNRPSFDAILYFYQSGGRLRRPVNVPLDIFMEEIKFYQLGEDVIENFKEDEGFIKEEERPLPENEFQRQVWLLFEYPESSGPARGIAIVSVLVILISIVIFCLETLPEFRDEKEKHWDTELALNGTSSSKKPNPFTDPFFIVETLCIVWFSFELFVRFLACPSKPAFFKNMMNTIDIVAIMPYFITLGLELAEHQGNGQQAMSLAILRVIRLVRVFRIFKLSRHSKGLQILGQTLKASMRELGLLIFFLFIGVILFSSAVYFAETDDPDSGFSSIPDAFWWAVVSMTTVGYGDMCPVTIGGKIVGSLCAIAGVLTIALPVPVIVSNFNYFYHRETEHEEQFQYTHVTCGQQQQPSFGELKNSQPSSLSKSDLIATEDADSIKYTNCSPHKAYTGKLTNV, from the coding sequence ATGACAGTAGTGCCCAGGGAGAACCACGATGAGACTGTGGCACTAACAGCCCTGTCCCAAGATGTGTTCGACCCGGTGGATCAGCGAACGGACCAGGAGTGCTGTGAGCGCGTGGTCATTAACATCTCCGGGCTGCTCTTCGAAACCCAGCTGAAAACGCTTGCTCAGTTCCCCACCACTTTACTGGGGGATCCGAGGAAGAGAATGCGCTTCTTCGACCCTCTGAGGAACGAGTATTTCTTCGACAGGAACCGACCCAGCTTCGACGCCATCCTCTACTTTTACCAGTCTGGCGGCCGCCTCAGGAGACCTGTCAACGTGCCCCTGGACATATTTATGGAGGAGATCAAATTTTACCAATTGGGAGAAGATGTGATCGAGAATTTTAAGGAGGACGAGGGATTTATAAAAGAAGAGGAGAGACCGTTGCCAGAAAATGAGTTTCAACGACAGGTCTGGCTTCTGTTCGAATACCCGGAGAGTTCGGGACCCGCCAGAGGGATTGCTATTGTCTCTGTTCTGGTGATTTTAATTTCTATTGTCATCTTCTGTTTGGAGACGCTGCCTGAGTTTAGGGATGAGAAGGAGAAACATTGGGACACTGAGCTGGCGTTGAATGGAACGAGCAGCTCTAAAAAGCCCAATCCATTCACAGATCCTTTCTTCATAGTGGAAACCTTGTGTATCGTCTGGTTCTCCTTCGAGTTGTTCGTCAGGTTCCTCGCCTGCCCCTCCAAGCCTGCTTTTTTCAAAAACATGATGAACACCATCGACATCGTGGCCATCATGCCCTATTTCATCACCCTGGGCTTGGAGCTGGCGGAGCACCAGGGAAACGGACAGCAAGCCATGTCTCTGGCCATCCTCAGGGTCATCCGGCTGGTCAGGGTGTTCAGGATCTTCAAGCTGTCCAGACACTCCAAGGGGCTTCAGATATTAGGACAAACCCTCAAAGCCAGTATGAGAGAGTTGGGGCTGCTCATTTTCTTCCTCTTCATCGGAGTCATCCTCTTCTCCAGTGCTGTCTATTTCGCCGAAACCGACGATCCAGACTCCGGTTTCAGCTCGATCCCCGACGCGTTCTGGTGGGCTGTGGTCTCCATGACTACCGTTGGCTACGGGGACATGTGCCCGGTGACCATCGGCGGAAAGATCGTGGGCTCTCTGTGCGCCATAGCCGGTGTGCTCACCATCGCGTTACCGGTCCCGGTCATCGTGTCCAACTTCAACTACTTCTATCACCGGGAGACCGAGCACGAGGAGCAGTTTCAATACACCCACGTGACGTGTGGCCAGCAGCAGCAACCGTCTTTTGGTGAATTAAAGAACAGCCAACCATCATCGCTTTCCAAATCGGACTTAATAGCCACGGAGGACGCTGATTCTATCAAATATACCAATTGCAGCCCACACAAAGCGTATACGGGGAAACTCACTAATGTGTGA